The Flavobacterium marginilacus genome window below encodes:
- a CDS encoding nucleoside recognition domain-containing protein, which yields MVLSRFWLVIFISSIVFIVVSLFTANTYTIDYVLNGKKDDPVLISEKYIEQVPAFIRDSIKKSEDQTMIINRDTLNADTTYVYKNKTVKIFSGVQKSDGLLPTCKSTLLDLILPLIAYLAFFCGLMELLIISGASGKLAKLLSPVFVKVFPSIPKDHPSISYMTLNFAANFLGLDSAATPFGLKAMESLQEINPEKDRASDAQIMFMCLHASGLTLIATSIIGYRAAANATNPADVMLPCIITSFIGTIAAFLIVGIRQKINFKSASLVVVLMGLIAAIVGLLMYVNHLDLIGKNYFTSNLSALILVGIIAFTLVFSFIKEKKFTEAKTTVFEAFVSGANNGIKTGVTIFPYVLGMLVAISLFRNSGLFEIISDWIAFAFSNMGVSKEITDALPVALLRPFSSAGSRGFLIDSMNTFGADSMTGRLSSIFQCSAESTFYVIAVYFGSVNIKNTRYALGTMLLVDVVCVITAIFVASWFF from the coding sequence ATGGTATTAAGCAGATTCTGGTTAGTTATTTTTATTTCATCGATTGTCTTTATTGTTGTCAGTCTGTTTACTGCCAATACGTATACCATAGATTATGTTTTGAACGGGAAAAAAGACGATCCTGTTTTAATTTCTGAAAAATATATTGAACAGGTTCCTGCTTTTATCAGAGACAGTATCAAGAAATCGGAGGATCAGACGATGATTATCAATCGTGATACGCTGAATGCTGATACTACTTACGTTTATAAAAACAAAACCGTAAAAATCTTCAGCGGTGTTCAAAAATCAGACGGTTTACTGCCAACGTGTAAGAGTACTTTACTTGATCTGATTCTGCCGCTTATTGCTTATTTGGCCTTCTTCTGCGGACTGATGGAACTTTTAATTATTTCTGGCGCTTCCGGGAAACTGGCAAAATTATTGAGTCCAGTGTTTGTAAAAGTGTTTCCGAGTATCCCAAAAGATCATCCGTCTATTTCGTATATGACATTGAATTTTGCTGCTAATTTCTTGGGATTGGACTCCGCCGCAACGCCTTTTGGATTAAAGGCGATGGAAAGCCTGCAGGAAATAAATCCCGAAAAAGACCGGGCGAGCGATGCACAGATTATGTTTATGTGCCTGCACGCTTCGGGACTGACGCTGATTGCAACATCTATCATTGGTTACCGCGCGGCTGCAAATGCCACAAACCCAGCAGATGTGATGCTGCCTTGCATTATCACTTCGTTTATTGGTACAATTGCCGCTTTCCTTATTGTTGGAATCAGACAGAAAATAAATTTCAAAAGCGCTTCTCTGGTTGTGGTACTGATGGGATTAATCGCTGCAATTGTTGGTTTGCTGATGTATGTAAACCACTTGGATTTAATCGGAAAAAACTATTTCACCTCTAATCTTTCGGCTTTAATCTTAGTAGGAATTATTGCTTTTACTTTGGTTTTTTCATTTATAAAAGAGAAGAAATTTACAGAAGCGAAAACCACCGTTTTTGAAGCTTTTGTTTCAGGAGCAAATAATGGAATTAAAACCGGAGTTACTATTTTCCCTTATGTTTTAGGAATGCTGGTAGCGATTTCACTGTTTAGAAACAGCGGTTTATTTGAAATTATCAGTGATTGGATTGCTTTTGCTTTTTCGAATATGGGTGTAAGCAAAGAAATCACCGATGCCCTGCCGGTAGCTTTGCTCAGACCATTTAGTTCAGCAGGTTCAAGAGGATTTCTGATTGATTCGATGAATACTTTTGGCGCCGATTCTATGACGGGCAGATTGAGCAGTATTTTTCAGTGCAGTGCCGAAAGTACTTTTTATGTAATTGCCGTTTATTTTGGTTCGGTAAATATCAAAAATACCCGTTACGCTTTGGGTACAATGCTTCTGGTGGATGTGGTTTGTGTGATTACGGCTATTTTTGTCGCCAGCTGGTTTTTTTGA
- a CDS encoding winged helix DNA-binding domain-containing protein yields MTHREIANYRLASQNLLKTNDKSPQDIVRHLGAVQAQDYAMAKWAVGSRGSATEKEVEEAVNSGKIIRTHILRPTWHFVSADDIYWMLDISGAVVKRLFASMARQHGYDEKKLDQVNSAIEKLLAGNNHLTRDEIMQELNIQKASGDLSPVIVMMNAELDGLVCNGRMKGKKITYALLEERVPKPKSALTNEEALVKLAKRYFESHGPATLLDFSWWSGFSQTTAKLAINLIESELNSVEIDNQKYWFGTNIPNADNFRESVHFLPAFDEILISYKNREASIPLEHQSKAFTNNGIFKPIILENGKVIGDWKRTFKKDHVKIETQFFSPIDDTKKAILFEAVKPFEDYLETKISIE; encoded by the coding sequence ATGACCCATCGCGAAATTGCAAATTATCGGCTTGCTTCTCAAAATCTTTTAAAAACAAATGACAAGTCACCTCAGGATATAGTACGTCATTTAGGTGCTGTACAGGCTCAGGATTATGCTATGGCAAAATGGGCGGTCGGTTCAAGAGGAAGCGCGACTGAAAAAGAAGTTGAAGAAGCGGTTAATTCAGGTAAAATTATACGGACACACATTCTTCGTCCGACGTGGCATTTTGTTTCTGCTGATGATATTTACTGGATGCTCGATATTTCTGGGGCAGTGGTTAAACGTCTTTTTGCTTCAATGGCCAGACAGCACGGCTATGATGAAAAGAAACTGGATCAGGTTAACTCGGCTATCGAAAAACTTTTGGCTGGAAATAATCATCTAACTCGGGATGAAATCATGCAGGAGCTTAATATTCAAAAGGCTTCGGGTGACTTATCTCCCGTTATTGTTATGATGAATGCAGAACTGGATGGTTTGGTTTGTAACGGCAGGATGAAAGGCAAAAAAATCACCTATGCATTGCTTGAAGAACGCGTTCCAAAACCCAAATCAGCTTTGACCAATGAAGAGGCGTTAGTTAAATTAGCAAAGCGGTATTTCGAAAGTCACGGACCGGCGACTCTGCTTGATTTTTCGTGGTGGTCAGGTTTTTCGCAGACTACGGCTAAGCTGGCGATTAATTTAATTGAATCAGAACTGAATTCGGTTGAAATAGATAATCAGAAATACTGGTTTGGTACAAATATTCCGAATGCGGATAACTTTCGTGAGAGCGTACATTTTCTGCCGGCTTTTGATGAGATTTTGATTTCGTACAAAAATAGGGAAGCTTCCATACCATTGGAACATCAATCAAAAGCATTTACTAACAATGGCATTTTTAAACCTATTATTCTCGAAAATGGAAAAGTGATTGGTGACTGGAAACGAACCTTCAAAAAAGATCATGTAAAAATCGAAACACAGTTTTTTTCTCCGATTGATGACACAAAAAAAGCAATACTTTTTGAGGCGGTAAAACCTTTTGAAGATTATCTGGAAACCAAAATTAGTATTGAATAA
- a CDS encoding LysR family transcriptional regulator: protein MELRHIKYFLKLAEELSFVRAAEKLFISQPPLSRQIKELENEIGAQLFERNNKRVILTEAGKFYQKEMREVLKNIERINIQTKRISENQSGEFRIAYVSSTFSGDISKLLQFLSEKYPFVNFRLYEVPTVKQIAALEDGKIDLGIIRAPLYSSKIDSQLWFKDSFSIVFNRNKYSITAEEELEKLKEATFVFFNKDYAPYFYDVLLQICAQYGFEPKVVHESNNISSIIQLVKNGLGISIVPTNVVKNYNDPDLGFVELKKINLFTDILLATPKNQNSEIGQRAIAFLLT, encoded by the coding sequence ATGGAACTCCGTCATATTAAATATTTCCTGAAACTAGCCGAAGAACTCAGTTTTGTTCGGGCTGCCGAAAAATTATTTATTTCACAGCCGCCGTTGAGCCGGCAGATCAAAGAATTAGAAAACGAAATCGGTGCGCAGCTTTTTGAGCGAAATAACAAACGGGTCATTCTCACCGAAGCTGGTAAATTCTACCAAAAAGAAATGCGTGAAGTATTGAAAAACATAGAACGCATCAACATTCAAACCAAAAGAATAAGCGAGAATCAAAGCGGTGAGTTTCGGATTGCCTATGTGAGCTCTACTTTCTCGGGAGATATTTCAAAGCTGCTGCAGTTTTTGTCCGAAAAATATCCTTTTGTCAATTTTCGGTTATACGAAGTACCAACGGTTAAGCAGATTGCAGCTCTGGAAGACGGGAAAATTGACTTGGGAATAATCCGGGCGCCTCTTTATTCGTCCAAAATTGACTCTCAATTGTGGTTTAAGGACAGTTTTTCCATTGTTTTTAACCGCAATAAATATAGTATTACTGCTGAGGAAGAACTAGAAAAGCTGAAAGAAGCGACTTTTGTGTTTTTTAATAAAGATTATGCGCCGTACTTTTATGATGTTTTACTGCAGATTTGTGCGCAATATGGTTTTGAACCAAAAGTGGTGCATGAATCCAATAATATTTCGTCGATCATCCAGTTAGTCAAAAATGGTTTGGGCATTTCGATTGTGCCTACAAATGTGGTTAAAAATTATAATGATCCTGATTTAGGTTTTGTAGAACTCAAGAAAATTAACCTTTTCACCGATATTTTATTGGCAACACCTAAAAATCAAAATTCTGAAATAGGTCAAAGGGCAATTGCTTTTTTATTGACATAA
- a CDS encoding TonB-dependent receptor, which produces MKKIFLFITTLMLSSSYSQEKIVITGVIMHKTNPIEKALIEINGTQYSTETDNQGIYTFQNIPKDDYKIQVTATGYKTQRRNLSIKMQESVQLDFQLHPDENELNEVVVSGTLKPIKRLESAVPVEVFTPVFFKKNPTPSIYEALQNVNGVRPQLNCGVCNTGDIHINGLEGPYTSVMIDGMPIVSSLSTVYGLSGIPNSLVERIEIVKGPASSLYGSEAVGGLINIITKNPNNAPQFSADVFTTTWLETNADLGMKFNIKEKTSSLLGINYYNYGQTIDNDNDGFTDVTAQNRISVFNKWNFSRTQNRLFTVAVRGMYEDRWGGDIRWEKKYRGGDEIYGESIYTKRGELLGSYQLPTTEKLMLSFSGTMHFQDSRYGTTSYIANQKIGFLQLTWDKKIQNSDLLAGIASRYTYYDDNTAATAVLSENNPEKTWLPGIFLQNEISFSEKHKILLGIRYDYNSIHGNIFTPRFAYKLKINDNNIVRFNTGTGFRVVNLFTEDHAALTGSREVVITEDLDPEKSVNANLNYIKKIYFPNGTFLGIETTAFYTRFSNKIVSDYETDPNKIIYHNIDGYALSQGISCNADINFTNGLKFILGATYMDVSNVENGIKTRPYLTENFTATWSVSYKISPIDLSIDYTGNCYSPMKLPLLSDTDPRSPDSPWYSLQNIQFTYAGWKNFELYAGIKNLLNFTPKQNNPFLISRTEDPFDKNVQYDSNGKVLVTPNNPYGLTFDTTYVYGSNQGIRGFFGLRYNLF; this is translated from the coding sequence ATGAAAAAAATATTTTTATTCATCACAACACTTATGCTCTCTTCTTCCTATTCACAGGAAAAGATAGTAATAACAGGAGTGATAATGCATAAAACCAATCCAATTGAAAAAGCTCTCATCGAAATAAACGGAACTCAATACTCAACAGAAACAGACAATCAAGGCATTTATACCTTTCAAAATATTCCAAAAGACGATTATAAAATACAAGTAACTGCCACTGGCTATAAAACACAAAGAAGAAACTTATCGATCAAAATGCAGGAATCCGTCCAGCTTGATTTTCAGCTGCACCCAGATGAAAACGAACTCAACGAAGTCGTAGTTTCAGGAACTTTAAAACCCATAAAAAGACTCGAAAGCGCAGTTCCTGTCGAAGTATTCACTCCAGTTTTCTTCAAGAAAAACCCAACTCCCAGTATTTATGAAGCTTTGCAGAATGTAAACGGAGTCCGGCCACAGCTCAACTGCGGCGTCTGCAATACGGGTGACATCCACATCAACGGACTGGAAGGCCCTTATACTTCGGTAATGATTGATGGAATGCCTATTGTCAGCAGTTTGTCTACAGTTTATGGATTATCCGGAATTCCAAATTCATTGGTCGAAAGAATCGAAATCGTAAAAGGTCCAGCTTCTTCTCTGTATGGAAGTGAAGCTGTTGGCGGATTGATCAACATTATTACCAAAAACCCAAATAATGCTCCGCAGTTTTCTGCCGATGTATTTACAACGACTTGGCTGGAAACCAATGCCGATTTAGGAATGAAATTTAATATTAAAGAAAAAACCTCATCCCTGTTAGGAATCAATTATTACAATTACGGACAGACTATTGACAATGATAACGATGGATTTACCGATGTAACAGCACAGAATAGAATTTCGGTTTTTAACAAATGGAATTTTAGCCGTACGCAGAACAGATTATTTACTGTTGCTGTCCGCGGAATGTATGAAGACCGCTGGGGTGGCGACATACGCTGGGAGAAAAAATACCGCGGCGGTGATGAAATTTACGGCGAAAGTATTTATACCAAACGAGGCGAACTTTTAGGAAGTTATCAATTACCTACAACCGAAAAACTGATGCTTTCTTTTTCGGGAACAATGCATTTTCAGGACAGCCGTTATGGAACGACTTCCTATATTGCGAATCAAAAAATTGGTTTTCTGCAGCTGACTTGGGACAAGAAAATCCAAAATAGTGACTTACTTGCCGGAATCGCTTCACGTTATACTTATTATGATGACAACACAGCGGCGACAGCAGTTTTAAGTGAAAACAATCCCGAAAAAACATGGCTTCCAGGGATTTTTCTTCAGAATGAAATCTCTTTCAGCGAGAAACACAAAATACTGCTTGGCATACGATACGATTACAACTCCATTCATGGAAACATTTTTACCCCGCGCTTTGCTTATAAATTAAAGATTAATGATAACAATATTGTGCGTTTCAATACCGGAACCGGTTTTAGAGTAGTCAATTTGTTTACCGAAGATCACGCCGCCCTCACAGGATCACGCGAGGTGGTAATTACCGAAGATTTAGATCCGGAAAAATCTGTTAATGCCAATTTAAATTACATCAAAAAAATATACTTTCCAAACGGAACATTTTTAGGGATTGAAACCACCGCCTTTTACACTCGTTTCAGCAACAAAATTGTATCGGATTATGAAACCGATCCAAACAAAATCATTTACCATAATATTGACGGATATGCATTGAGCCAGGGAATCAGCTGTAATGCGGACATCAATTTTACCAACGGATTGAAATTCATTTTAGGCGCAACGTATATGGATGTTTCCAATGTAGAAAACGGAATCAAAACAAGGCCTTATTTGACCGAAAATTTCACGGCAACTTGGAGTGTTTCCTATAAAATCAGCCCGATTGATTTGTCCATTGATTACACCGGAAACTGTTACAGCCCAATGAAACTGCCATTATTAAGCGACACTGATCCCAGAAGCCCTGACTCTCCTTGGTACAGCTTACAAAACATACAGTTTACCTATGCCGGCTGGAAAAATTTTGAGTTGTACGCCGGAATCAAAAACCTGCTTAACTTTACTCCTAAGCAAAATAATCCGTTCCTGATTTCCAGAACAGAAGATCCCTTTGATAAAAATGTACAATACGATTCTAACGGAAAAGTATTGGTAACTCCCAATAATCCCTATGGTTTAACATTCGACACTACTTATGTTTACGGCTCGAATCAAGGAATCAGAGGTTTCTTTGGGCTTCGTTATAATTTGTTTTAA
- a CDS encoding polyphosphate kinase 2 family protein yields MSKSNKKEPNDFEENLIDLNSLSKKELIQRAKKFSKQYCVGDGDNFKLKDYETKASFNLGEEGKPLVNQTLQMGVDALAAMQEVLYAQDKWSLLLVFQAMDAAGKDGAIKHVMSGVNPQGCQVFSFKAPSSEDLDHDFLWRCQKHLPERGRIGIFNRSYYEEVLVVRVHEQILKSQKIPEKLVTKDIWDERFQDIRNFEKYLTRNGTIVLKFFLNVSKKEQKKRFIERVDDPDKNWKFSASDAKERGYWDDYMHAYQELIKNTSTKKSPWYVIPADNKSYARIAIASAIITALEEMDLEYPKVSAEKIAELNAVKQALLDEND; encoded by the coding sequence ATGTCAAAATCGAATAAAAAAGAACCAAATGACTTTGAAGAAAATCTAATTGACCTTAACTCTTTGAGTAAAAAAGAATTAATACAGCGGGCAAAAAAATTCTCCAAGCAGTATTGTGTAGGCGATGGTGACAATTTCAAATTAAAAGATTATGAAACCAAAGCCAGTTTCAATCTGGGAGAAGAAGGAAAACCATTGGTAAACCAAACCCTGCAAATGGGAGTTGATGCTTTGGCAGCCATGCAGGAAGTGCTGTATGCCCAAGACAAATGGTCTTTGCTTCTTGTTTTTCAGGCAATGGATGCCGCGGGCAAAGACGGGGCCATCAAGCATGTAATGTCTGGGGTGAATCCGCAGGGATGTCAGGTTTTTTCTTTTAAAGCGCCGAGTTCCGAGGATTTGGATCATGATTTTTTATGGCGGTGCCAAAAACATTTGCCGGAACGAGGCCGCATCGGGATATTCAACCGTTCGTATTATGAGGAAGTACTTGTAGTACGCGTACATGAACAAATTTTGAAAAGCCAAAAAATCCCCGAAAAGCTGGTCACCAAAGATATTTGGGACGAACGCTTCCAAGACATTCGAAACTTCGAAAAATACCTGACCAGAAACGGAACAATAGTTCTAAAATTTTTTCTGAATGTTTCCAAAAAAGAACAGAAAAAAAGATTTATAGAACGAGTAGACGATCCGGACAAAAATTGGAAATTCAGTGCCTCCGATGCCAAAGAAAGAGGCTATTGGGACGATTATATGCACGCTTATCAGGAACTGATAAAAAACACTTCGACTAAAAAATCTCCATGGTATGTAATCCCTGCCGACAACAAATCCTATGCCCGTATTGCAATAGCGTCGGCAATTATCACAGCACTGGAAGAAATGGATTTGGAATACCCAAAAGTTAGTGCAGAAAAAATAGCCGAATTGAATGCCGTTAAGCAAGCATTATTGGACGAGAATGACTAG
- a CDS encoding methylated-DNA--[protein]-cysteine S-methyltransferase: MQIVNIKTPLGIAKIIGDENGVSEISVLDEGAVSSTIPKVLQEAVTQLNDYFEGKRIDFDFKLNPKGTEFQQKVWKALLEIPYGKTRTYLEQSKILGDVKAIRAVASANGKNPLWIVVPCHRVIGTDGSLTGYAGGLWRKKWLLEHENPTTQQSLF, translated from the coding sequence ATGCAAATTGTCAACATAAAAACTCCTTTAGGAATCGCTAAAATTATAGGCGACGAAAATGGCGTTTCCGAAATTTCTGTTTTGGATGAAGGAGCAGTTTCTTCAACAATTCCTAAAGTTTTACAAGAAGCTGTTACTCAACTCAACGATTATTTCGAAGGCAAAAGAATAGATTTCGACTTTAAACTCAATCCAAAAGGAACCGAATTCCAACAAAAAGTATGGAAAGCCTTATTGGAAATTCCATACGGAAAAACCAGAACGTATCTGGAACAATCCAAAATTTTAGGAGACGTAAAAGCGATTCGTGCCGTGGCTTCCGCAAATGGAAAAAACCCGCTCTGGATTGTAGTCCCATGTCACAGGGTAATTGGAACTGACGGTTCGCTTACAGGTTATGCCGGCGGATTATGGCGAAAAAAATGGCTTTTGGAGCACGAAAATCCAACTACTCAACAAAGTTTATTTTAG
- a CDS encoding thioredoxin family protein yields MKKVLYILLIFFCTTPSGFAQLKTYTFEEAEKLSKEKPKPIVVFIHTSWCNYCRMMENSTFKNPEIIQLLNENFYFISLDAESRNDIQFNDHTYKFKPKGPNTGVHELATALAEIDSQVVYPAVTILQDDYSVVFQKHSFLNAKELVAILEKTK; encoded by the coding sequence ATGAAAAAAGTACTTTACATATTATTAATTTTCTTCTGTACAACTCCATCTGGTTTTGCCCAGTTGAAAACCTATACTTTCGAAGAAGCTGAAAAATTATCCAAGGAAAAACCCAAACCAATTGTAGTTTTCATTCATACCTCTTGGTGTAATTACTGCAGAATGATGGAAAACTCCACTTTCAAGAACCCCGAAATCATTCAGCTTTTAAACGAGAATTTCTATTTCATTTCGTTGGATGCCGAAAGCAGAAATGATATTCAGTTCAATGATCATACTTATAAATTCAAGCCAAAAGGTCCGAATACTGGAGTTCACGAACTCGCCACAGCCTTAGCCGAAATCGATTCCCAAGTAGTTTATCCAGCGGTTACTATTCTGCAGGATGATTATTCCGTTGTATTTCAAAAGCACTCTTTTTTGAATGCCAAAGAATTAGTCGCTATTCTGGAAAAGACCAAATAA
- a CDS encoding BrxA/BrxB family bacilliredoxin: protein MYPEEMVRPMQAELTTAGFQDLHSADEVNNAIKSEGTTFVVVNSVCGCAARNARPGAIMSLEGSKKPDHLITVFAGVDKDAVNAAREHMFPFPPSSPSIALFKNGELVHMLERHHIEGRPAETIAENLKDAFNEFC from the coding sequence ATGTATCCAGAAGAAATGGTAAGACCAATGCAGGCTGAATTGACAACTGCTGGTTTTCAAGATTTACATAGTGCTGACGAAGTTAATAATGCAATTAAATCAGAAGGCACCACATTTGTAGTAGTAAATTCTGTTTGTGGCTGTGCAGCAAGAAATGCACGTCCGGGAGCAATTATGAGTTTAGAAGGCTCAAAAAAACCAGATCATTTAATCACCGTTTTTGCTGGTGTTGATAAAGATGCAGTAAATGCAGCAAGAGAGCACATGTTCCCTTTTCCTCCATCATCTCCAAGTATTGCTTTGTTCAAAAATGGTGAATTGGTTCACATGCTGGAGCGTCACCATATTGAAGGACGTCCTGCAGAAACTATTGCAGAAAACTTAAAAGATGCTTTCAACGAATTCTGCTAA
- a CDS encoding 3'-5' exonuclease has product MIEKINLNNILFLDIETVPETENFNTLDSEMQVLYEQKTQYQRKDDFTAEEFYDRAGIWAEFGKIICISVGFFVIKGDIRNFRVTSFFGDEPKLLKDFNNLLNNHFNGPQHILCGHNAKEFDIPFLARRMIINQIPIPDKLNLFGKKPWEIPHLDTLELWKFGDYKHFTSLKLMCKVLGIPSPKGDIDGSQVGHVFYVEKDIDRIVIYCEKDTIAVAQIFLRLRREDLLIEEEIIHV; this is encoded by the coding sequence ATGATCGAAAAAATTAATCTCAACAACATCCTTTTTCTAGATATCGAAACTGTACCGGAAACTGAAAATTTCAATACTTTGGATTCCGAAATGCAGGTTTTGTACGAACAAAAAACCCAATACCAGCGAAAAGACGATTTTACTGCAGAAGAATTCTATGACCGAGCTGGAATCTGGGCTGAGTTTGGAAAGATTATCTGTATCTCTGTTGGTTTTTTTGTTATTAAAGGGGATATCCGGAATTTCAGGGTAACTTCTTTTTTTGGCGATGAGCCGAAACTTTTGAAAGACTTCAATAACCTGCTGAATAATCACTTCAACGGACCACAGCATATTTTGTGCGGTCATAATGCCAAAGAATTTGATATTCCGTTTCTGGCACGCCGAATGATCATCAATCAGATTCCAATTCCCGATAAGCTGAATTTATTTGGCAAAAAGCCTTGGGAGATTCCGCATTTAGATACTTTGGAATTGTGGAAATTTGGCGATTACAAACATTTTACGTCTTTAAAATTAATGTGTAAAGTCCTCGGAATTCCTTCTCCCAAAGGTGATATCGACGGCAGTCAGGTAGGGCATGTTTTTTATGTTGAAAAAGACATTGACCGAATAGTCATTTACTGCGAAAAGGACACAATTGCTGTCGCACAGATCTTTCTCCGCCTTCGAAGAGAGGATTTATTGATCGAAGAGGAAATTATTCACGTGTAA
- a CDS encoding SulP family inorganic anion transporter — protein MTSIASKLFPPAVWIKEYNAKILKSDFISGITLAAYGIPVSLAYATLAGLPPQYGIYGYLIGGLFYALLGTSRQLAIGPTSAISLLIGTTIAKMAQGDMQRWADIASLTALVFAVMAIAAYLVRLSGIINFISETVLVGFKAGVAITIGLTQLPKLFGVKGGGDNFIDRIVTLFSQLPNMNTAVFIFGITAIIILILSEKMAPGRPVAILIVILSIILISTTTLGIHGFNTVGAIPTGLPEFNVPTLQIKDVDGVLPLAMACFLLSYIESVSAARTLAQKNGYVIDPRQELLALGIANAAVAFGQGYPVAGGLSQSAVNDTAGARTPLSLVFASITIAFCLLFLTGYLQNLPTVILASIVLAAIRGLFDFKEIQHLYRINKQEFGVAMIAFVGVLIWGILTGVLLAAIVTLLLLIKATSKPTVAFLGRIPGTKRYTDIERHPDNENLEGILIVRVESSIFYFNTEYIKECIWEKIYSEASTLKTVILDLNSSPRIDISGARFLKNLFMDLKTMDISLKIAEARAEVRDSLRAEGLEELLGHISRSVSVDDLVVVAMQNNNLTVRK, from the coding sequence ATGACTAGTATAGCCTCAAAACTTTTTCCTCCGGCGGTCTGGATTAAAGAATATAATGCCAAAATTCTAAAAAGCGATTTTATTTCTGGAATCACGCTTGCCGCATATGGTATTCCTGTGTCACTTGCCTATGCCACACTCGCGGGACTACCTCCGCAATATGGAATTTATGGTTACCTCATAGGCGGTTTATTTTATGCCCTGCTGGGAACCAGCAGACAGCTTGCTATTGGGCCAACATCGGCAATTTCATTATTGATTGGCACAACCATAGCCAAGATGGCACAAGGAGATATGCAGCGATGGGCTGATATTGCTTCGCTCACCGCGCTCGTATTTGCAGTAATGGCAATAGCCGCATATCTGGTGCGGCTGAGCGGTATCATCAATTTCATAAGCGAAACTGTTTTGGTTGGTTTCAAAGCCGGAGTAGCCATAACCATTGGTCTGACACAGCTCCCAAAATTATTTGGTGTAAAAGGCGGTGGTGATAATTTTATTGACCGAATAGTCACTCTTTTCAGCCAATTGCCGAACATGAATACTGCTGTCTTTATTTTTGGAATAACTGCAATTATCATTCTTATTCTAAGCGAAAAAATGGCTCCAGGCCGTCCTGTAGCAATTCTGATTGTCATTTTATCCATAATTCTTATTTCTACTACGACATTGGGAATTCATGGATTTAATACTGTTGGTGCCATCCCGACGGGTCTGCCGGAATTTAATGTGCCTACACTTCAAATCAAAGATGTCGATGGTGTACTGCCTCTCGCTATGGCCTGCTTTTTATTGTCTTATATCGAAAGTGTTTCGGCAGCAAGAACATTGGCACAAAAAAACGGATATGTCATCGATCCACGTCAGGAGTTACTGGCACTTGGAATTGCTAATGCAGCTGTTGCCTTTGGACAGGGATATCCTGTTGCCGGCGGATTATCACAGTCGGCAGTAAATGATACTGCTGGTGCCAGAACTCCTTTGTCACTGGTATTTGCTTCAATAACAATTGCGTTCTGTCTGTTGTTTTTAACAGGTTATCTTCAAAATTTGCCAACGGTGATTTTAGCATCTATCGTATTGGCGGCTATTAGAGGCCTTTTTGATTTTAAAGAAATACAGCATCTTTACCGAATAAACAAACAGGAATTTGGCGTAGCGATGATTGCGTTTGTTGGTGTGCTTATTTGGGGAATCCTGACGGGCGTTCTGCTTGCAGCCATAGTAACTTTACTGCTGCTGATAAAAGCAACTTCAAAACCAACAGTAGCTTTTCTTGGCAGAATTCCCGGCACTAAACGCTACACCGATATTGAAAGGCATCCTGACAATGAAAACCTCGAAGGAATACTGATTGTAAGGGTGGAATCATCAATATTCTATTTTAATACCGAATACATCAAGGAATGTATTTGGGAAAAAATCTACAGTGAAGCCAGTACCTTAAAAACAGTAATTTTAGATCTCAATTCTTCTCCCCGCATTGATATTTCGGGAGCCCGATTCTTAAAGAATCTCTTTATGGATTTGAAAACCATGGATATTTCACTAAAAATTGCCGAAGCACGCGCCGAAGTCCGCGACAGTCTTCGCGCTGAGGGCCTAGAAGAGCTTTTGGGACACATCAGCCGTTCAGTTTCGGTGGATGATTTGGTAGTTGTTGCTATGCAAAACAATAATTTGACTGTCCGCAAATAA